From a region of the Lactuca sativa cultivar Salinas chromosome 4, Lsat_Salinas_v11, whole genome shotgun sequence genome:
- the LOC111907020 gene encoding tryptophan aminotransferase-related protein 2, translating into MADFMFVLKNFLLVSLAMNMCLIWKINYDDEETLSSKWSSWGNLQQKFHFHGSCFNGEKNNGRVEEAQVSSKRTEILATTSYVASTVVPDGGESVVINLDHGDPTMYENFWKQKGEKTTVVTSGWQHISYFSDVKNVCWFLEPELVTAVTRLHKVVGNAVTEGRHMVVGTGSSQLYQAAIFALSPHNASTPMNVVSAAPFYSSYPLMTDYLKSGLHKWAGDAHKFNKEEPYIELITSPNNPDGSSRQDVVRGHKGILIHDLAYYWPQYTPILSPPPDYDIMLFTVSKSTGHAGSRIGWALVKDREVAKKMTTFIEINTIGVSKDSQIRAAKILQAVSDSCDNDDDDDESFFDYSYKLMEKRWKKIREAVDKTRLFSLPDFSPETCSFSGRTFGQLPAFAWLKCEGDVDDCESFLRKNKIYTRGGKHFGASMKYVRISMLCRDSEFEVFTERLPTIVS; encoded by the exons ATGGCGGATTTTATGTTCGTTCTGAAGAACTTTCTGTTAGTGTCTCTGGCGATGAATATGTGTTTGATTTGGAAAATAAACTACGATGATGAAGAAACCCTATCATCGAAATGGAGTAGCTGGGGAAATCTACAGCAGAAGTTCCATTTTCATGGCTCCTGTTTTAATGGTGAGAAAAACAACGGAAGAGTGGAGGAGGCGCAGGTTAGCAGCAAGAGGACAGAGATACTGGCAACGACGTCGTATGTTGCATCTACTGTGGTTCCAGATGGCGGGGAGAGTGTTGTCATCAATCTTGACCA tgGTGACCCGACGATGTATGAAAATTTTTGGAAGCAAAAAGGTGAAAAAACAACGGTTGTGACTTCCGGTTGGCAGCACATAAGTTACTTTTCAGATGTTAAAAACGTTTGCTGGTTTTTGGAGCCAGAGCTCGTGACTGCAGTCACAAGGCTGCACAAAGTGGTCGGCAATGCTGTCACGGAGGGCCGCCACATGGTGGTTGGAACCGGCTCTTCGCAACTTTACCAGGCGGCAATTTTTGCTCTCTCACCTCACAATGCTTCCACCCCCATGAATGTCGTGTCTGCCGCTCCGTTTTATTCG TCGTACCCATTGATGACAGACTACTTGAAATCAGGGCTACACAAATGGGCAGGAGACGCTCATAAGTTCAACAAAGAAGAACCCTACATCGAACTAATCACTTCTCCTAATAACCCCGATGGATCTTCAAGACAAGATGTAGTCAGAGGCCATAAAGGGATTCTAATTCATGATCTCGCTTACTATTGGCCTCAATACACACCCATTTTATCACCTCCACCTGATTACGATATCATGCTCTTCACTGTCTCCAAATCCACGGGTCACGCCGGTTCCCGAATCGG ATGGGCGCTTGTGAAAGATAGAGAGGTCGCTAAAAAGATGACGACATTTATAGAGATCAACACGATTGGTGTGTCCAAAGATTCACAGATTCGAGCAGCAAAGATTTTGCAAGCTGTGTCTGATAGctgtgataatgatgatgatgatgatgaatctttctTTGATTATAGCTACAAACTCATGgaaaaaagatggaagaaaattaGAGAAGCTGTTGATAAAACTCGTCTTTTTAGTTTGCCGGATTTTTCACCGGAGACATGTTCTTTCAGTGGCCGGACTTTTGGGCAGCTCCCTg cTTTTGCTTGGTTGAAGTGTGAGGGAGACGTGGATGATTGTGAAAGTTTTCTTCGAAAGAATAAGATATACACGAGAGGTGGGAAGCATTTTGGGGCAAGTATGAAGTATGTGAGGATCAGTATGCTGTGTCGAGATAGTGAATTTGAGGTTTTCACTGAAAGGTTGCCTACAATTGTCTCCTGA